In the Deltaproteobacteria bacterium genome, TGCGCATACCCATAGATGCTGGGGGGGATCACGAGGACGGCGCCAATCGTAGCCCCTACGTGCCTCGCCAAAGCCCAGCCGATCAAAGCGAACGGCCAGGCAGCCATCGCGCTTGACATACCAATCAACACGGCCGCCTTGCCCCGCGAAAGAACTCTCTTGTTCGGATCCTGTATGAAGCACTCGAACAGTCGGTCTTCTACTTCCCGGGTCCTCCGCTGCAGCGCCAATTCCTCCTTATGCAGTATCACGACCTCTTTGCCGAACGCCCAAAGCATCATGACGAAGACCGGAGCTATTCCAACTACGGCAACGATGAGTACGAACCATCCCATCTGACGTGCCTAACTTGGAGTTCGGTGTAGCAACAGAATCCCCAACCCGCGCCAATGTGAGCGCGTCAACGCCATCTCATTCACGCTCGCCTCATACACCTGCGTCGGTCAGCCGTTCAAGCGGCTCCGCGCGTCAGCCGCCACAGTTGGCCCCGCTCGTAAGCCGGATCGAGGTGCCAGTGTTGCTCCGCCATGACGCGCTGCAAATTCGGCTGGGGCGCGAAGACGAAGACATCGGCGTATTCGGGCGGCACGCGGGGGACATCGCCGGCGCGAACGACCAGCACGTCGATGCCGGCGTCGATCGCGTAGCTCAGTGACAAGATGCCGACCGCCTCGTCGCTGATCACCAGCGGCCGCTGGGCGCTGTGCGCGGCTTGTTCAATGATGTGGGCGACTTCCCAGTTGTAGCGGCTGAAGCTCTTCGTCCACCACGTCTCGGCGCGGCAGAACGCCGCGTCGGACACGATGCCGGCCGCGAGGACGACGGCGACCACCGCTTGCCACCGGCGCCGCGCTTCGCTCTCCATCTGCGTCGCCAGCCAGTGCGCGAGCGCCAGTTGCAATCCGATGTAACAGGGGAACAGGTAGCGCGCGACGCTCAAGCGCACGCCGCCGAGCACGAGGTCCGGTAGTCCGAACACCGCGAGCGACGGGCCGATCAATGTCACCACGAACAGCCATACCCGACGCGGCGTGCGGCGCACCAGCCACCACAGTCCCACGCTCATGAATAGGTTGATCGGCACGCTGAGGTAGTAGAACGTATTGTCGTCGCGCAACCGCGCGTCGAACACCACGCACGCGAAGTTCAACGCGATGGTCTTGATGTAGGGTAGGAAGGCCGTCGGCTGGCCCACCCAACGCATCTGCTCCATGGCCACGGCCCATTGTTGGATGAGATTCACCAACCACGGCGTGCAGAGGAGAACGCCAGCGAGGACCGCGCTCAGATAGCGCCGCATGAGTGCCGGGGCGATCTTGCCCTCTGCGGTCTGCCGCTCACGCGCACTGCCGTAAACGTACAACCCGTGCCCGAGCACCACCAACGCGGACGGCAAATGAATCCATAGACCGACGCCAACGACCACCGCGTAGAGCGACCAATTCCACGAGGTGGGG is a window encoding:
- a CDS encoding glycosyltransferase family 39 protein; amino-acid sequence: MATAPRADQPMSATRARPGIVLRLLALMVLGVCFRFSNLDRRVYRYDEAFTKLWLCAHSAEDVRAALALNRPLPIEMLAEYKHARPGVRWRDVFDVFARTEPHQAPSYVTLLWAWVQVTGDSVESLRALSATISVLALPLAVWLGWELFGQWPSALLMGALVAVSPIHVVYAQEARVYSLWDVSILLSSAVLLRAVRRPTSWNWSLYAVVVGVGLWIHLPSALVVLGHGLYVYGSARERQTAEGKIAPALMRRYLSAVLAGVLLCTPWLVNLIQQWAVAMEQMRWVGQPTAFLPYIKTIALNFACVVFDARLRDDNTFYYLSVPINLFMSVGLWWLVRRTPRRVWLFVVTLIGPSLAVFGLPDLVLGGVRLSVARYLFPCYIGLQLALAHWLATQMESEARRRWQAVVAVVLAAGIVSDAAFCRAETWWTKSFSRYNWEVAHIIEQAAHSAQRPLVISDEAVGILSLSYAIDAGIDVLVVRAGDVPRVPPEYADVFVFAPQPNLQRVMAEQHWHLDPAYERGQLWRLTRGAA